A genomic window from Pseudokineococcus lusitanus includes:
- a CDS encoding type II secretion system F family protein: MSAVVALLVLAAGVVVLAPAEDPRLPRLVAPGTSERPAAASRWRWRGRRGEEGDGLDVPLLLDLVAAALDAGTPPGPALGAAVRATAATRDGAPTADEEELRRRCGLLRLGAPWDEAWAGAPATLRPLVGPLGLAARAGAPGAALLRDAATELRRRRAREAQRRAAALGVRLVLPLGVCALPAFALVGVVPVVLALAGRVLAP; this comes from the coding sequence GTGAGCGCCGTCGTCGCCCTGCTCGTCCTCGCGGCGGGGGTCGTCGTGCTCGCGCCGGCGGAGGACCCGCGGCTGCCCCGGCTCGTCGCCCCCGGGACGTCGGAGCGACCTGCCGCGGCCAGCCGGTGGAGGTGGCGCGGCCGTCGGGGCGAGGAGGGCGACGGCCTCGACGTGCCGCTGCTGCTCGACCTCGTCGCCGCGGCGCTCGACGCGGGCACACCGCCCGGCCCGGCGCTCGGGGCGGCCGTGCGGGCGACCGCGGCGACCCGGGACGGCGCGCCGACGGCGGACGAGGAGGAGCTGCGCCGGCGCTGCGGGCTGCTGCGGCTCGGCGCGCCGTGGGACGAGGCGTGGGCGGGCGCCCCCGCCACCCTCCGCCCGCTCGTGGGCCCCCTCGGCCTGGCCGCCCGGGCGGGGGCGCCGGGGGCCGCGCTGCTGCGCGACGCCGCCACCGAGCTGCGCCGCCGTCGGGCCCGCGAGGCCCAGCGCCGCGCGGCGGCGTTGGGCGTGCGGCTCGTCCTGCCCCTCGGCGTCTGCGCCCTGCCGGCCTTCGCGCTCGTCGGCGTCGTGCCGGTCGTGCTCGCCCTGGCCGGACGGGTGCTGGCCCCGTGA
- a CDS encoding type II secretion system F family protein: MSAVVVAALVGAAVLLAGPGRGRAVARLERLVGPAAGPGRPPAAGGVAVRRLVAAVPRRREAVRVGAAAGADLAQLAVLLRAGPAAPTAWRHLVEACGPGPAGAWAAAAAAAARGEPCAPALRARLPGLDDATGRRAVAAAAASVEVCERTGAPPALVLRRLAAALREDADADDARTAALAAPRATARVLLALPLLGLVLGTLAGAAPLAVLVGTPLGRACAVGGLMLAGAGLVWVRRLVAAARRPPSP; encoded by the coding sequence GTGAGCGCCGTGGTCGTGGCCGCGCTCGTCGGCGCGGCCGTGCTGCTCGCCGGCCCGGGCCGGGGCCGGGCGGTCGCGCGGCTCGAGCGGCTGGTGGGCCCGGCGGCCGGGCCCGGACGCCCTCCCGCGGCCGGCGGCGTCGCCGTGCGCCGGCTCGTCGCCGCCGTGCCCCGACGGCGCGAGGCCGTGCGCGTCGGGGCCGCGGCGGGGGCGGACCTCGCCCAGCTCGCGGTCCTCCTCCGGGCGGGCCCCGCGGCGCCGACGGCGTGGCGGCACCTCGTCGAGGCCTGCGGTCCCGGCCCGGCGGGTGCGTGGGCCGCGGCCGCCGCGGCGGCCGCGCGGGGCGAGCCCTGCGCCCCCGCGCTCCGGGCCCGCCTGCCGGGGCTCGACGACGCCACGGGCCGGCGGGCGGTCGCGGCGGCCGCGGCGTCCGTCGAGGTCTGCGAGCGCACCGGGGCGCCCCCGGCCCTCGTGCTGCGACGCCTGGCGGCGGCGCTGCGCGAGGACGCCGACGCCGACGACGCGCGGACGGCCGCCCTCGCCGCGCCCCGGGCGACGGCCCGCGTCCTCCTGGCGCTCCCGCTCCTCGGGCTCGTCCTCGGCACGCTGGCGGGGGCGGCGCCCCTCGCCGTCCTGGTGGGCACGCCGCTCGGCCGCGCGTGCGCCGTCGGGGGCCTGATGCTCGCCGGGGCGGGCCTGGTGTGGGTGCGCCGTCTCGTCGCGGCGGCCCGCCGGCCGCCGTCGCCGTGA
- a CDS encoding TadA family conjugal transfer-associated ATPase, producing the protein MTAATAHPAAVDPGLLARVRAALVAEDGGATPLQVARALTADPRPLGTDGLLAAGPRLGAELVGAGPLQVLLDAPGTTDVLVNGPREVWVDGDGGPGGDGLRRARVDLGDEAAVRALAVRLAAGAGRRLDDASPCVDARLPDGVRLHAVLPPVSPGGTVISLRVPRRRALDLGRLVAGGAVPAAWAPVLRALVRRRLAFLVSGGTGAGKTTVLSVLLGLADPAERVVLVEDAGELLPALPHVVRLEARHGNVEGAGAVGLADLVRQALRMRPDRLVVGECRGAEVRDLLAALNTGHEGGCGTVHANAAADVPARLEALAALGGLDGRALAAQAASALDVVLHVRRGPAGRRLEEVAVVGRRGDELVVEPALDRAGAGPAWPVLARRLGLDPAEERAAAGGDGGRGPGGTPS; encoded by the coding sequence GTGACCGCGGCGACGGCCCACCCGGCCGCGGTGGACCCCGGCCTGCTGGCGCGGGTGCGGGCCGCCCTCGTCGCGGAGGACGGGGGCGCCACGCCGCTGCAGGTGGCCCGGGCGCTGACGGCCGACCCACGCCCGCTCGGCACCGACGGCCTGCTCGCCGCGGGCCCGCGGCTGGGCGCCGAGCTGGTCGGGGCCGGGCCCCTGCAGGTCCTGCTCGACGCGCCGGGGACCACGGACGTCCTCGTCAACGGCCCCCGGGAGGTGTGGGTGGACGGGGACGGCGGCCCGGGCGGCGACGGGCTGCGCCGGGCGCGGGTGGACCTCGGCGACGAGGCGGCCGTGCGCGCCCTCGCCGTCCGGCTCGCCGCGGGCGCCGGACGGCGTCTCGACGACGCGAGCCCGTGCGTCGACGCGCGCCTGCCCGACGGCGTCCGCCTCCACGCGGTGCTGCCCCCGGTCTCGCCCGGCGGCACGGTCATCTCGCTGCGCGTGCCCCGCCGCCGCGCGCTCGACCTGGGGCGGCTCGTCGCCGGCGGCGCGGTGCCCGCGGCGTGGGCGCCGGTGCTCCGCGCGCTCGTGCGCCGTCGGCTCGCCTTCCTCGTGTCCGGCGGGACGGGGGCGGGCAAGACGACCGTACTGTCGGTCCTCCTCGGGCTGGCGGACCCCGCGGAGCGCGTCGTGCTCGTCGAGGACGCCGGCGAGCTGCTGCCCGCGCTGCCGCACGTCGTCCGGCTGGAGGCCCGGCACGGCAACGTCGAGGGCGCCGGTGCGGTCGGCCTCGCGGACCTCGTGCGCCAGGCCCTGCGGATGCGGCCCGACCGGCTCGTCGTCGGGGAGTGCCGCGGCGCCGAGGTGCGGGACCTGCTGGCCGCGCTCAACACCGGGCACGAGGGCGGCTGCGGCACGGTCCACGCCAACGCGGCCGCCGACGTGCCGGCCCGCCTCGAGGCCCTGGCGGCCCTCGGCGGCCTCGACGGGCGCGCGCTCGCCGCCCAGGCGGCCAGCGCCCTCGACGTCGTCCTGCACGTGCGGCGCGGCCCGGCGGGACGGCGGCTCGAGGAGGTGGCGGTCGTCGGCCGCCGCGGCGACGAGCTCGTCGTCGAGCCGGCTCTCGACCGTGCGGGGGCGGGACCCGCGTGGCCCGTCCTGGCGCGGCGGCTCGGGCTCGACCCGGCCGAGGAGCGGGCCGCGGCGGGCGGCGACGGCGGCCGGGGCCCCGGGGGGACGCCGTCGTGA
- the ssd gene encoding septum site-determining protein Ssd codes for MATVGEGARGRPGAELVTGSAWLAEQVRRCAALAGAACEVVGPGAVGHGGDRPTGVGAPAVTGPGGGVRLELLGDDVLARTAAPPVAGARRLVVAAAPADEGVWRRALEAGAVAVLVLPGDEGRLVDELLLAADGRPADAAVVAVVGGCGGAGASTTAVALALAAAGVDRGRRPAAVLLADLDPLGPGADVLLGVEEEPGLRWPDLAGVRGTLRPDLLDGVLPHAAGVDVLAPGRPGAGPSVPPEAARAVVAAARRSHDVVVLDLPRDPSVVRAAVAGAGGGPPLLVVLPADVGAGVAAARLLAALGPGLPPVHLLVRDGAPATATPAQLGRALGSLSVRALPADGPLAARLARGAAPPHRRPVPLLRAAEEVLEDVAGLVGPPGRRRSGPPPARRARTGRGPAPAPTPAATPASGAPAPPGPGWRPGVPGRLPARAVVGTR; via the coding sequence GTGGCGACGGTCGGCGAGGGTGCCCGGGGGCGCCCGGGCGCGGAGCTCGTGACGGGGTCGGCGTGGCTGGCCGAGCAGGTCCGGCGGTGCGCCGCGCTGGCCGGCGCCGCGTGCGAGGTGGTCGGGCCGGGGGCGGTCGGTCACGGCGGGGACCGCCCGACGGGCGTCGGTGCGCCGGCGGTCACGGGACCGGGCGGGGGGGTCCGGCTCGAGCTCCTCGGCGACGACGTCCTGGCCCGGACGGCCGCCCCGCCGGTGGCCGGGGCGCGGCGCCTCGTCGTCGCCGCCGCCCCGGCCGACGAGGGCGTCTGGCGCCGGGCGCTCGAGGCGGGGGCCGTCGCCGTGCTGGTCCTGCCCGGCGACGAGGGGCGGCTCGTCGACGAGCTGCTGCTCGCCGCGGACGGGCGGCCGGCCGACGCGGCCGTGGTCGCCGTCGTCGGCGGGTGCGGCGGTGCGGGGGCCTCGACGACGGCGGTCGCGCTCGCCCTGGCCGCGGCGGGCGTCGACCGCGGTCGACGCCCCGCCGCGGTCCTGCTCGCGGACCTCGACCCGCTCGGACCGGGGGCGGACGTGCTGCTCGGCGTGGAGGAGGAGCCCGGCCTGCGCTGGCCGGACCTCGCCGGCGTCCGCGGGACCCTCCGGCCGGACCTCCTCGACGGCGTGCTGCCGCACGCCGCCGGTGTCGACGTGCTCGCCCCCGGCCGGCCGGGGGCGGGCCCGTCCGTCCCCCCGGAGGCGGCGCGGGCGGTGGTGGCGGCGGCGCGGCGCAGCCACGACGTCGTCGTGCTCGACCTCCCCCGCGACCCCTCGGTGGTGCGCGCCGCGGTGGCCGGCGCGGGCGGCGGGCCCCCGCTCCTCGTCGTGCTGCCGGCGGACGTCGGCGCCGGGGTCGCCGCGGCCCGCCTGCTGGCCGCTCTCGGGCCCGGCCTCCCGCCCGTGCACCTGCTCGTGCGGGACGGGGCGCCCGCGACGGCGACGCCCGCCCAGCTGGGCCGGGCGCTCGGCTCCCTCTCGGTCCGCGCCCTGCCGGCCGACGGACCGCTCGCCGCCCGGCTGGCCCGGGGCGCGGCGCCCCCGCACCGGCGGCCGGTACCGCTCCTGCGGGCGGCCGAGGAGGTGCTCGAGGACGTCGCGGGTCTCGTCGGGCCCCCGGGCCGTCGCCGGTCCGGGCCGCCGCCGGCCCGACGGGCGCGGACGGGACGCGGACCGGCCCCGGCCCCGACCCCGGCCGCGACCCCGGCGTCGGGGGCCCCGGCGCCGCCCGGCCCGGGGTGGCGGCCCGGCGTCCCGGGCCGCCTGCCGGCCCGCGCCGTCGTGGGGACCCGGTGA
- a CDS encoding HAD family hydrolase has product MPTTPEPQAVALFDVDRTLLARSSVLALAGPLHAAGLLPLAGLMRALREQLVFTRGGADHARMERGRRLVAAQVAGWDRRTVVEVVEAALHSHLAPLVFAEARALVTEHRRRGDAVALVTTAAVEVAEPIARLVGAQHVLASRLTAVDGRWTGDLDVYAYGPHKAVMARDLADEHGYDLARSTAYSDSVTDLPLLELVGRPHAVNPDRALLRAARGRQWPVLRFAPLPRRGRGAA; this is encoded by the coding sequence GTGCCGACGACGCCGGAGCCGCAGGCCGTGGCCCTCTTCGACGTCGACCGGACCCTCCTCGCCCGCTCGAGCGTGCTGGCGCTCGCGGGGCCCCTCCACGCCGCGGGCCTCCTGCCCCTCGCCGGCCTCATGAGGGCGCTGCGGGAGCAGCTGGTCTTCACCCGTGGCGGCGCCGACCACGCCCGGATGGAGCGGGGCCGTCGCCTCGTCGCGGCGCAGGTGGCCGGGTGGGACCGCCGCACCGTCGTCGAGGTCGTCGAGGCGGCGCTGCACAGCCACCTCGCCCCGCTCGTCTTCGCCGAGGCCCGGGCGCTCGTCACGGAGCACCGCCGCCGCGGCGACGCCGTGGCGCTCGTGACGACCGCGGCCGTCGAGGTCGCGGAGCCGATCGCCCGCCTCGTCGGCGCCCAGCACGTGCTGGCCTCCCGCCTCACCGCGGTGGACGGCCGCTGGACGGGCGACCTGGACGTCTACGCCTACGGGCCGCACAAGGCGGTGATGGCCCGGGACCTCGCCGACGAGCACGGCTACGACCTCGCCCGCAGCACCGCCTACTCGGACTCGGTGACGGACCTCCCCCTGCTCGAGCTCGTGGGGCGGCCGCACGCCGTCAACCCGGACCGGGCGCTGCTGCGGGCGGCCCGGGGGCGGCAGTGGCCGGTCCTGCGCTTCGCGCCGCTCCCGCGCCGCGGGCGGGGGGCGGCGTGA
- a CDS encoding endonuclease/exonuclease/phosphatase family protein, which yields MTAALVVLVVLVVLGALLTTTRWWDVDHDRRGAPLVVRAQALVPLVGPAAAGALAVGLVTGAGLLAVLAGALLAVHVVLALPAWWAVAPDERRATAEGDEVVVLAVNTWYGRADAAATASLLRRVRPDVVALVEVSPAGLSRLEGAGLADELPHRVGRAADGGVGTVVLSRWPLAVPAVLGPLGRLPLEGTAAPGPGQDPSSDNPLVEVAVPGRAPLVVRAVHPYYPATDDVGAWRRQLGALDRWAREHVAARPGPLVVLGDLNATADHACLRRLLAPGGPLRLAAHEVGGGRRPTWPSPGRWPGLPGLHGLLAIDHVLVHGVHVVAAGTAPVAGTDHAAAWARLRLPAA from the coding sequence GTGACCGCGGCCCTCGTCGTCCTGGTCGTCCTCGTCGTCCTCGGCGCCCTGCTCACCACCACCCGGTGGTGGGACGTCGACCACGACCGCCGCGGGGCGCCGCTCGTCGTCCGCGCCCAGGCGCTCGTCCCGCTCGTCGGCCCGGCCGCGGCCGGGGCGCTGGCCGTCGGCCTCGTCACGGGCGCCGGGCTCCTCGCCGTCCTCGCCGGGGCGCTGCTGGCCGTCCACGTCGTCCTCGCGCTGCCGGCCTGGTGGGCGGTCGCGCCCGACGAGCGCCGGGCGACGGCGGAGGGCGACGAGGTCGTCGTCCTCGCCGTCAACACCTGGTACGGCCGGGCGGACGCCGCCGCCACGGCGTCGCTGCTGCGCCGGGTCCGCCCCGACGTCGTCGCGCTCGTCGAGGTGTCGCCCGCCGGGCTGTCCCGTTTGGAGGGCGCCGGGCTGGCCGACGAGCTCCCGCACCGGGTCGGGCGGGCGGCCGACGGCGGCGTCGGCACGGTCGTCCTCTCCCGCTGGCCTCTCGCGGTCCCCGCCGTCCTCGGCCCCCTCGGACGGCTCCCGCTCGAGGGCACCGCCGCGCCCGGCCCGGGCCAGGACCCCAGCAGCGACAACCCGCTCGTCGAGGTGGCCGTCCCGGGCCGCGCGCCGCTCGTCGTCCGCGCCGTCCACCCCTACTACCCCGCGACCGACGACGTCGGCGCGTGGCGCCGCCAGCTCGGCGCCCTCGACCGGTGGGCGCGCGAGCACGTCGCCGCGCGTCCGGGGCCCCTCGTCGTGCTGGGCGACCTCAACGCCACCGCCGACCACGCGTGCCTGCGCCGCCTCCTGGCGCCCGGCGGGCCGCTGCGCCTCGCCGCGCACGAGGTCGGCGGCGGGCGGCGGCCCACGTGGCCCTCGCCGGGCCGGTGGCCGGGCCTTCCCGGTCTCCACGGCCTCCTGGCCATCGACCACGTGCTCGTCCACGGCGTCCACGTCGTCGCGGCCGGCACCGCGCCCGTCGCGGGCACCGACCACGCGGCCGCCTGGGCCCGCCTGCGCCTGCCGGCCGCCTGA